The following DNA comes from Dermacentor andersoni chromosome 2, qqDerAnde1_hic_scaffold, whole genome shotgun sequence.
TGCTAGCAGCTATCGTCGCGCTCTGAGTGTTCATTGTTTTTCATGCCACAAGCgagcccaataaaaagttaacaCACAGCTCAAACAGTGTCCTATTTTTCACCATCACGACGTGACAGTATAAGCAAGTGCAAAATGTGAGGGCGTGGCTACTGCCAATCGACGGCCCTTTGATAGAAGCTGTCGTGCAACTTTCTTAATTTATAATATCAGGCAGGCTACTGGTGTACTATTATATGTTTATCTGAATAGTTCACTGACCGCTTCTGTTGCTTTTTTCGTTCACTTTATGTACTGATGTCGCCGCTGCAAAGAACAATCATGCGACTCTAAAATTATCCTTATCTTTTTGTGGCGCTGATAACAGCGGCAGTTTGTTACAAGCGCAAAAGTGTGATCCGACGGAGACGCTTCTTATTGACGCATTACTACTATAATAAACATTTCAGTCTGCCATAGCAGTATGCAAAATTGAAAACGTGTGTTTCCTCGACGCAACGAGTGGGAATGGTATACGTGTTAGATATGCACTTCAGCGTCGGGAGCAGTTACTCAGGGCTTGTGTTTCCTGTGTAGCTCTATCAGCAAACATTAATTGTACGACACGATTGCGTGTTTCTTGTAGGAAAACGTGGCATCAACCTAATGTGCCCATGGCAGTTACCTTCTGTTTAACCACTGTTCAGCTGTATAGAGTGACCTGGCCACTTTCTATGAGAAAAGACTATATGGGAACGCGGTGTTTAATATTTTGTGACGTGTGATATACCGCACTAAACTCACGAGCACGTGGCGTTTGTTTGGCTTTCAGTTAGCAAAAAGACTAATACCTCATACGCGATCTACGGCACTCATCGAACATCATACGGTAAAGGTCGGACAATTCAGGCGCAGTGAACGTTTCAGTGAATCTGTTCTGGAGATCACAATTTATTTTTTCAAATAAGAAAACAAATACCACGCCCCCGGTAACTATACCGGGTTTCCTTCAGTACATTGAATGCCTCGAGCTAGTAATCAAGATGCGCTCGTGAATCGACGAAAGGTGAAACCGTCAAAATAAAGCTATACGTGCATGATGGATGCGCCGAGTTTCCTGAAAAACCGAAGACGCGACATGCACATACACATCACAGCGTTTCGTGAGTATTTGCTAATGTATATACAGTATGCGTTCACGTAAAAATAAATCTCCCAGCGCATTTAGGTCATGAAATCAAAGGGCTCGCTTGTGACTAGAGCTCAATATTACTAAAACCTTTATCTTGCTCCATGCAACGTTCCACGGCATGTTCCATGGCGGCGCTTCTGCATGATTCGTTCTACTGTGATCGACTGTGAGCAGTTTTTTCTCGAGTGTCCTTGAACATTAAAGCCTTCATCGCTGTACTAAGAAACACACAGTAAGAAGCGACAAGAGAATAGATTATTCAGTTTTTTCCAACTAGGCAAAAAGCAACTTCATATTTTAAATGTAGCACTATCCGCATGAACGCAAACCGCGATATGTAAAAGGAAAAGTAGGCTGTCGGTAAACATCTGGATAATCTGGTATGAGTTTGAGAAGCAATATCTGTAAACAATGGTGcggtatttaaaaaagaaaaagaacgtaaATGCATACATATGAGAACGATGTCCAGTACCTGTGAGCCGTCCACTACACGTTTCGAAAGAAGGCTGCGTGTAGGAGGATGCCGCCTTTGTTGTACTCACACTTTCTATTCACATTAGCTGAAACTAGTGCGAGTAAAAAGGCATTGGATGTATTCGCAAACGTCCTTGAAAGCGGGTAGTTTTTGAGTCCGTTGCTGCAGTTGTAGAAACGTacctttcttattcttttttatcTTTTAGCTCTTCACACGCAGCACCATAAAAACTTATGTTTAGAAAATGGCAGTCGCGCGCAGATGTTGCAGTTGATTTCGGCTTTACCCGCGCTCGCTTCCCCTACAGTCTAGCACGCAACAACACGCCGTCTTCCGAGCTCCTTCTGAGAATGTGCAGAACGTGTCGACCACGAGGCAACGGAATGAGCACAATGCAGGTCACCATGTGTCAAGTAAAGTGTGCAGGGCGCAGCAGTGTTCGTATACCCTCGTCACCAAACATCAGGAAGGGCAAAGCGTACGAGAATCGAGCACACCACACCCGCCGCCACGGGTGGGAACGAATTGCAACCGGTAGCCGATCGACTGTAGGGACACACAACACCGAGAACGCTCGCACACTGAAGCGCACCGCAGCAGAACGTGTCGGTAATGCCCACGTAGAGCCGCGAGACGCTCCACTTGACCGTGAAGCAACCGAAAGCGTAGGCTAAAGCTGGCAGTACAGCCGGCAGCAGTGAGGCTGCCAGGAGCGCCGTCGGCCGTGGGTCGGAGGAGTACATCACGACGGCGAGGGCAATGGAGCCCACGATGGTGTTCGCTTCGGCGGCCTTGAAGCCGCCGCTGGCTTCGACCGAGGCTTGATCGGGTACTCGACCTAGAATGAGGCAGTGGAGCGGGTAGTAGACGCAGAGACATCCGAGGATTGTCAGGGAAGCCCAGAGGCCCACGTGGGACAGCGGCCTGTCTCCTGGACGCACACCATGAATGGCACAGGTGGATTCAGTGGCACCGTAGTCGACGTTTTCTGAGTAAGAAGACAGCATGGTGCTTTCTGTGGCTGACCTGCGAAGCGTATATGCATGATATAAAATATCAGAACAGAGAAGACGCTAAGGCACTGAGAGAAACTTCTGGCGCTGGGCTATACTCACACGCTCCGAGAGATTCTCCTGCGTTCAGCCCAGTCAACGAGAACAGTGGCCAACTGCTGGAGGCAGAGACCCACTCCGAAACCGATGCACACAACTATTTCCGCCACTGGCGTGTCGGAAGGCGTGATCTGGGCCAGCATCCTGGAACCGGAGTACAGCATGTCGACCAAAGATATTCCGAACAACGCACCCCCGGAAAACAGCAGGGCCGTACGATGGTACCTGTAATGCGCAATAAAACTCAGTCCTATAGAGGCTCCACCGTACTTTTTCATTTTATTATGAAGTGCTCGTTTCGTGTTCTTTGTAAACCAAGCAGCTGATCATAATGGAACTCTAAAACAGCTAAATGTGTCTTTATGTCTTTGTATTGTCCTACCTGCCAATGATGCAGTGAATGTAAATACTTCGACAAACTTTTTCGTTAAGAGGAGGAGGGTTGAAATATGGGCATGAGTAGTGGAAACAGAAATAAAAGATAAGAAAATGTTTGAgctgaaaaaataaagcaaaccAAACAACTACGATCCTCGCTAGATTCAAGCTCACACATTTCGCGTCGGAAATCAGCTCAGCTGGACCACTCAGCAACTGTATAGCGACCTTCGCCGCAAATAGTAAGTATCTATGTGTAGGCGACGAACGCCGTCGTCACCAGGCCTCGTtttctcaaaaataaataaataaaaaaaggaggCGACTAAAAGACACTGCTGAGACAGTCCCACAAGGGGCGGTCTGCAAATCCTACAGCCTCGACGCCACCCCCGCTCCGACCCCCTTCGCTGACCGCAGGCATCTCCCTCCGCCTCCAGCCCCGCGTTTTACTTCCTTTGCTGTGTACCGTAGCCTGTGTCCTTGAGAGAGTAAAACTGCATTTCAAGGAAAAAGGTTGTGTTCCTGTTTGCTCGCACAAGTTCGTGAGGCGCCTTTTTTGCGTGGCAGCCGCTTGgggcgtgtgcgcgcgtgcgtcatcGCGTCGCGTATTTCTGGTCCACAGTGGCATACTCGAGGGCCGCTGACGACCAGACCGAGGCAACGCAGTGATCTCGGAACACCGGACCAGTTTCCAAGAAAACGTCGCCCAGCTCTCATGACTGCAGGAGGAGATACGAAAGCTCGGCTGCTCGACTTCTGCTCCCTCAACGCCATCATTTCAGCCGGATCCAGGCACGAGCAACGCCATCTTAGGACAGCTCGCCGAGGCCTTCTCTGCAATGGCCCGCATGATGGAGAGGATGAATCCGCCATCGACTGCGTCAATTACTGCTCATGTGAGTCCGGACCTCTCTAACGCAATTCCAAACTTTACTGGAGACAGGGCCCAAATCAGTGCCATAGATGGGCTGGAAACATTCTCCCGCGTGGCCGATTTAGTCAACTGGTCTGAACATCAACGACTAACTGCTGTTCACCTCAAGCTGCAGGGACCAGCTAAGGACCGGCTGATCTCGTCGGCAACAAGGTGTTATTCATGGCAAGAGTTTTTTAAATCAGGTTTCATGACTGAGGAAAGCCTTCGGGACTTATGGAGGAGAATGGCAGAACGAGTTCAGAGACGTGACGACGATGCGATGAAGTACATccgagaaaaggaaaagaagaatgTGCGCCAACGTCAAGCTAACTATGCA
Coding sequences within:
- the LOC140216108 gene encoding uncharacterized protein isoform X1: MSQGCMFPDKSALISRYKVPQHLEISCLLTSAEQRLGSSADKRGKSVWAKEEIASLTVCPTFHGSRGSTVSFTRYPFLSIELYFLRAVGARAVMDATSTLRALLLLGGNLVAGPFVYWLHVRADARQSWPAYHRTALLFSGGALFGISLVDMLYSGSRMLAQITPSDTPVAEIVVCIGFGVGLCLQQLATVLVDWAERRRISRSVSATESTMLSSYSENVDYGATESTCAIHGVRPGDRPLSHVGLWASLTILGCLCVYYPLHCLILGRVPDQASVEASGGFKAAEANTIVGSIALAVVMYSSDPRPTALLAASLLPAVLPALAYAFGCFTVKWSVSRLYVGITDTFCCGALQCASVLGVVCPYSRSATGCNSFPPVAAGVVCSILVRFALPDVW
- the LOC140216108 gene encoding uncharacterized protein isoform X2, translated to MDATSTLRALLLLGGNLVAGPFVYWLHVRADARQSWPAYHRTALLFSGGALFGISLVDMLYSGSRMLAQITPSDTPVAEIVVCIGFGVGLCLQQLATVLVDWAERRRISRSVSATESTMLSSYSENVDYGATESTCAIHGVRPGDRPLSHVGLWASLTILGCLCVYYPLHCLILGRVPDQASVEASGGFKAAEANTIVGSIALAVVMYSSDPRPTALLAASLLPAVLPALAYAFGCFTVKWSVSRLYVGITDTFCCGALQCASVLGVVCPYSRSATGCNSFPPVAAGVVCSILVRFALPDVW